TACACATATTTATAAATATTTCTTAACTATACAGGTGTTTAATGTAACGGTGATACTCAAGTACAGCAAAAACGAATTTTCGGCGGACTCGCAACTCGAAATTTTTGCCTTAGGCATAGTTGCACTAAAATTTCGTCTTCCCTTTGGTCAGAGAGCATAACAGCGATTAAGAGGTTCCGAAGTCTTGCAGACTTCTCCACCCAAATTTTTGCTCCGCAAAAACTTCTCTTAATCGCATATGTTAGTTGCAATTGGCAGGCTTTAACGGAAAGTCGCTTAACTATTTCAGAACATTTAAATAACTCTTTTACTTTTTAATCAATATGGAGAAAAACGAAGAAATAGAAACATTACAGGATGTTCTTAATCAAACCTTAAAATTAATTTCTTTATATAAAAAATCAGATTTAACGATACCATTTGCCCTAAAAGGTAATCTTGGTGAATTTATTGTTGCTATTGAATTACTGAAAAGATTTCCTAATCATAAAATAGACTATCGTGGCGGAGCATTTCCTGGTATTGATATTTCTGTTGAAAATGTAAAAATACAAGTTAAAACTCAGATCAAAAGACCACCCGAGAAATTTAAAAATGGTGAATGGGATTACGAATCCTCACCAACTATTAAGAAAAATACGTTAGACAAGAAAAAATGCGATATCCTTATTCTTGTGATTTTATACCTTAATGACGATTTTAGCAAAATTAAAAAGTCAAATATTTATATTTTCAATCAAGATGATTTTAGATATTTCAATACAAAATTTTGTTGGTCCGGGAAAAGCAAAGGCGATTATACAATTGTTAATGTTTTATATGTAAAAGGGAATGCCCCACCTAAACTTAAAGAGAAGATTGATTTTTATAATAAACCAGAGTATAAAGAACTTTTTAATAAAGCGAAAGAAGATTGGAATAAAATAAAAACATTACTGCAACTTTCCTAGCCCGCCAACTCTTCGGAATTTTTTCACTTTGTGAAAAACCGTTGCACTATCCCTCGGTTCCGCTTCGCTCCGACGCAACTAACAGCGATTTAACGTTTCCGCTCACCTGCGGTTCGCTCCACCCAAATCCTGCTTTGCAGGACTTCGTTAAATCGCATATGTTCATTTCAATCGCTCGGGCGCCTTAAAAATTTTGATAAAGATTTATCTGTCTATATTTTTTTACTTTTTTCCAAATCATATCCATAATTCAATGCATTTTGTGTCCATTCTTGATTAGTTTTTCTTGATGTTATAAAACCAAACAGCTTTTTAAGATAATTCCTATCCATCTCAAATGGAACTTTTTGTTTTAAACCCAAAAACTTTATTATTTCATTATCTGTTTTTCCTTCACTTCTTAATTTTCTTGTAATTTGAATAATCTCATTTTGTGAATATTTTGATTTTTTATATAAATCTACAATTTTTTGCACAACACACCCCTGTCCTACATGGTGAATTAAATTACACATAGGGCAGATTGTTTCTAAATTTTTTTCATCATTATTATTTGGATTTCCATCTATATGATGAACTATTTGCCATTTTTCTGCTTTAAAACCACAGTAACGACAAGTATAATCATCTCTTTTTAGTATTTTCAGTCTCAAGTTTCTCCATTCTTGTTTACTAATATTTTCTTTTATGTTATCTCTCCATGTCTTGGGATTTGCAAATGAAGGATAAAGTTTTTTAAATTTCATATCTTACCCCTTGTCCATTCTTTTCTTTCCCTAGGAGATAATTTTTTTAAAAATTGTTCAGAATACTTACCTCTGAGAGTATCTTCATTACTTTTCCAATATCTATAATTTATTTTTCGGTTACTTTTATACTTGTTTGCCAATTCAAACTTTCTTGAATCATCTGAGTAGTAAAGACACAGAACATATTCTTTACCCTTTTTGTGTTTATCGGTATTTATTTTAGCACGGAAAAACTCGCCATTTTCCAGTTCCTCAATAGCTATTTTTTCTAACTCTTCTTTTGATTCAGAAAAGAAAAGATATTTTCCGGTAATTGCTGGTTTTTTCTTAGAAATCCTTATGAAATAATGCCAATATTCATCATCAATCCTTATTACATTTTTTGAAACTAAAATTTGCTTTTTATCATTCATTTTACTCAACCAATTTTTTAATATTTGATTTTATTTTCTGTAAAAATTTCAAAAATGAGTCGGTTTCATTTTTAATATATTTTTCAATTTCATCATATTGTTTATTTTCATAATAAGTCTTTATGACTTTACCATCTTGTGCTTTATCAGTAAAATTATCTAATTTTGCCCCAACGAAATTACCATCATTCAAAAGAACAACAATTGGTTTCAAATCAATATGGGGTATTTTGTAATGTAAGTCTTTACTGGTTAATTTTTTACTTAAGTATTTCTTAAATTTTGCGATTAGAAATTCCCATTCAAAATTCAGATTATAACCACTGGCACAAAATTCCATACATTCGATCTATCCGCAAAAAATCTATTAAAAAATTCAGTTA
This is a stretch of genomic DNA from Candidatus Aenigmatarchaeota archaeon. It encodes these proteins:
- a CDS encoding HNH endonuclease; amino-acid sequence: MKFKKLYPSFANPKTWRDNIKENISKQEWRNLRLKILKRDDYTCRYCGFKAEKWQIVHHIDGNPNNNDEKNLETICPMCNLIHHVGQGCVVQKIVDLYKKSKYSQNEIIQITRKLRSEGKTDNEIIKFLGLKQKVPFEMDRNYLKKLFGFITSRKTNQEWTQNALNYGYDLEKSKKI